In one window of Azoarcus olearius DNA:
- a CDS encoding TrkH family potassium uptake protein, producing MRGANARAYFPAFNALGLIIMIFGLLMVFPLAVAWALGDGAEMAFDQAILVTFFAGLLLWAATRSRRRDLRVHDGFLLVAATWVILPVFGALPLMAFLPELTPTDAYFEAVSGLTATGGTVLTGLDRLPTSINLWRTFMHWIGGMGVIVLVVAILPLLGIGGRQLFKAEVPTPMKETSLTPRIAETAKGLWLTYILLTIACGFSLWLAGLEGWDAVIHAFSVTGLGGFSSRDESLGYFGNVAVEGVAMVFALASALNFSTHYLALSRRSFAPYLRDPEIPFFFAVLLFSIALLTVYLQQFEAHADLFSTVRYVAFHVVSISTSLGLATYDYTMWPMFAQIWVLFLGSFMACSGSAGGGIKMMRAIILYKQVLREIIRSLHPNAVRPVRLGSQPVSEGTLHAVLGFSFIYMVTIVTLTLVLSASGVELITAFSAVVACLNNTGPGLDAVGPASNYQGLSDFQTWVLSFTMILGRLEIFTFLVVLTPTFWRR from the coding sequence ATGCGCGGCGCCAACGCGCGGGCCTATTTCCCCGCTTTCAACGCCCTGGGCCTGATCATCATGATCTTCGGCCTGCTGATGGTTTTTCCGCTGGCGGTCGCCTGGGCCTTGGGCGACGGCGCGGAAATGGCATTCGATCAGGCCATCCTCGTCACCTTCTTCGCCGGCCTGCTGCTGTGGGCCGCCACCCGCAGCCGGCGCCGCGACCTGCGGGTGCACGACGGCTTCCTGCTCGTGGCCGCGACCTGGGTGATCCTGCCGGTATTCGGCGCGCTGCCGCTGATGGCCTTCCTGCCCGAGCTGACGCCCACCGACGCCTACTTCGAAGCGGTATCCGGCCTCACCGCCACCGGCGGCACCGTGCTCACCGGGCTCGACCGGCTGCCGACTTCGATCAACCTGTGGCGGACCTTCATGCACTGGATAGGCGGCATGGGGGTGATCGTGCTGGTGGTCGCAATCCTGCCGCTGCTCGGCATCGGCGGCCGCCAGCTGTTCAAGGCCGAGGTGCCGACGCCGATGAAGGAAACCAGCCTGACGCCGCGCATCGCCGAAACCGCGAAGGGGCTGTGGCTTACCTACATCCTGCTGACCATCGCTTGCGGTTTCAGCCTGTGGCTGGCGGGGCTGGAAGGCTGGGACGCGGTGATCCACGCATTTTCGGTCACCGGGCTGGGAGGTTTTTCCAGCCGCGACGAATCGCTCGGCTATTTCGGCAACGTCGCGGTCGAGGGCGTGGCGATGGTGTTCGCGCTCGCGTCCGCGCTCAACTTCTCGACCCACTACCTGGCGCTGTCGCGACGTTCGTTTGCGCCCTACCTGCGCGACCCGGAGATTCCCTTCTTCTTCGCCGTGCTGTTGTTCAGCATCGCGCTGCTCACCGTCTACCTGCAGCAGTTCGAGGCCCACGCCGACCTGTTCTCGACAGTGCGCTATGTCGCGTTCCACGTGGTGTCGATCTCCACCTCGCTCGGCCTGGCCACCTACGACTACACGATGTGGCCGATGTTCGCGCAGATCTGGGTCCTGTTCCTCGGCAGCTTCATGGCCTGTTCGGGGTCCGCCGGCGGCGGCATCAAGATGATGCGGGCGATCATCCTTTACAAGCAGGTGCTGCGCGAAATCATCCGCTCGCTCCACCCCAACGCGGTTCGGCCGGTGCGGCTGGGCAGCCAACCCGTCAGCGAGGGCACGCTGCACGCGGTGCTCGGGTTCAGCTTCATCTACATGGTCACCATCGTCACGCTGACGCTGGTGCTGTCGGCGTCCGGGGTAGAGCTGATCACCGCGTTTTCGGCGGTGGTCGCCTGCCTCAACAACACCGGCCCCGGCCTGGACGCGGTGGGGCCGGCGTCCAACTACCAGGGGCTCAGTGATTTCCAGACCTGGGTGTTGTCCTTCACGATGATCCTCGGCCGTCTCGAAATCTTCACCTTCCTCGTCGTCCTCACGCCGACCTTCTGGCGGCGTTGA
- the trkA gene encoding Trk system potassium transporter TrkA encodes MKIIILGAGQVGASVAENLVSEANDITLVDTNADQLASLRERLEIRTVCGNAASPSVLRDAGADDADLLIAVTQSDQTNLCACRVAKALFNLPTRIARLRSTDYVDHPELLNDENFAVDFSICPEQIVTDYIKRLIAFPEALQVLEFADGVVSLIGVRAFEGGPLVGHPLKALRFHLPNVEVRIAAIYRNGEPIIPEGDTVIVPGDEVFCLAASVHIRQVMRELRRTDRPMRRVMIAGGGNIGLRLARSIERDYHVKLLEVDKRRAETLATQLSNALVLSGDTTDEKLLENEGIDEMDLFVALTNDEEDNIMSASLAKRMGARRTLALINRKSYVDLVQGGPIDIAISPAHTSIGSLLAHVRRGDVVAVHSLRRGAAEALEIIAHGSPKDSKVVGRRIEEIALPKGATIGAIVREEKRADGKLLRRVVIIPHHDTLVEREDHVIVFCTHKNLVRKVEKLFQVGFTFL; translated from the coding sequence GTGAAGATCATCATCCTCGGCGCCGGGCAGGTCGGCGCTTCGGTGGCGGAAAATCTCGTCTCCGAAGCCAACGACATCACTCTGGTCGACACCAACGCCGACCAGCTCGCCAGCCTGCGTGAACGGCTCGAAATCCGCACCGTGTGCGGCAACGCCGCCTCACCCTCGGTACTGCGCGACGCCGGCGCCGACGACGCCGACCTGCTGATCGCGGTCACCCAGTCCGACCAGACCAATCTGTGCGCCTGCCGGGTCGCGAAAGCGCTGTTCAATCTGCCGACGCGCATCGCCCGGTTGCGCTCGACCGATTACGTCGATCACCCGGAACTCCTCAATGACGAAAACTTCGCGGTGGACTTTTCCATCTGTCCGGAGCAGATCGTCACCGACTACATCAAGCGCCTGATCGCCTTTCCGGAGGCGCTACAGGTGCTGGAGTTTGCCGACGGCGTCGTCAGCCTGATCGGTGTGCGCGCCTTCGAAGGCGGCCCGTTGGTCGGCCACCCGCTGAAGGCGCTGCGCTTCCACCTGCCCAATGTCGAGGTCCGGATCGCCGCCATCTACCGCAACGGCGAGCCGATCATCCCGGAAGGCGACACCGTGATCGTGCCGGGGGACGAGGTGTTCTGCCTCGCGGCGAGCGTGCATATCCGCCAGGTGATGCGCGAACTGCGGCGCACCGACAGGCCGATGCGGCGGGTCATGATCGCGGGCGGCGGCAACATCGGCCTGCGTCTCGCGCGCAGCATCGAGCGCGACTACCACGTCAAGCTCCTCGAAGTGGACAAGCGCCGGGCCGAAACGCTGGCGACCCAGTTGAGCAACGCGCTGGTGCTGAGCGGCGACACCACCGACGAGAAGCTGCTCGAGAACGAAGGCATCGACGAGATGGACCTGTTCGTCGCGCTGACCAACGACGAGGAAGACAACATCATGTCGGCCTCGCTCGCCAAACGCATGGGCGCGCGCCGCACGCTGGCGCTGATCAACCGCAAGAGCTACGTGGACCTGGTGCAGGGCGGGCCGATCGACATCGCCATTTCGCCGGCCCACACCTCCATCGGTTCGCTGCTTGCCCATGTGCGCCGGGGCGACGTGGTGGCGGTGCACAGCCTGCGCCGCGGTGCGGCCGAAGCGCTGGAGATCATCGCCCACGGCTCGCCCAAGGATTCGAAGGTGGTCGGCCGTCGGATCGAGGAAATCGCCCTGCCGAAGGGCGCCACCATCGGCGCCATCGTGCGCGAGGAAAAGCGCGCCGACGGCAAGCTGTTGCGCCGCGTAGTGATCATTCCGCACCACGACACCCTGGTGGAACGCGAAGACCACGTGATCGTGTTCTGTACCCACAAGAACCTGGTGCGCAAGGTGGAAAAGCTGTTCCAGGTCGGATTCACTTTCCTGTGA